In Methanococcus maripaludis, a single window of DNA contains:
- a CDS encoding methanogenesis marker 15 protein: MAVKIAELTCGAEYSGVQAEIEKAAKEVGGEIVYPEVDLEYIDKVNDYLGFEVASANLKLMFARAMSIIEGNTDAEAVFISTCFRCAEGALVRNEVRRLIQQNTDLPVVMYSFTERTKASELLTRMEALVTIVDKKALLARKKQDGVSLGLDSGSTTTKAVIMKDNEVIGTGWVYTKDVIESAQEALDAALKESGLKMEDIETIGTTGYGRHTLGDHFKADLVQEELTVNSKGAAFLAGAQKGEATVIDIGGMDNKAISLNNAIPDGFTMGGICAGASGRFFEITAKRLDVSIQELGDIAATGDWRNVMMNSYCIVFGIQDLVTGLAGGATPNDVAAAAAHSVAEQIYEQQLQEVDVRDPLILVGGSSLLKGMVLALEEILGKKIIVPKYSQYIGAVGAALISSGYRNLKK, encoded by the coding sequence GTGGCTGTTAAAATTGCAGAGCTTACCTGCGGAGCAGAATACAGTGGTGTTCAAGCTGAAATTGAAAAAGCTGCGAAAGAAGTCGGTGGAGAAATTGTATATCCTGAAGTCGATTTAGAATATATCGATAAAGTTAACGACTATTTAGGATTTGAAGTCGCGTCTGCTAACTTAAAATTAATGTTTGCAAGAGCAATGTCAATTATTGAAGGAAATACTGATGCAGAAGCAGTTTTTATTTCAACCTGCTTTAGATGTGCCGAAGGAGCCCTTGTAAGAAATGAAGTTAGGAGATTGATACAGCAAAACACTGATTTACCGGTTGTTATGTATTCGTTTACCGAAAGAACGAAAGCTTCAGAGTTACTTACAAGAATGGAAGCACTTGTTACGATTGTTGATAAAAAAGCACTTCTTGCAAGGAAAAAACAAGATGGAGTAAGTTTAGGTCTTGATAGTGGTTCAACTACAACAAAAGCCGTTATTATGAAAGATAACGAGGTTATAGGAACCGGTTGGGTTTATACTAAAGATGTTATCGAATCTGCACAAGAAGCACTTGATGCTGCTTTGAAAGAATCCGGACTTAAAATGGAAGATATTGAAACAATTGGAACTACAGGTTATGGTAGACATACACTTGGAGACCACTTTAAAGCTGATTTAGTACAGGAAGAATTAACTGTTAACTCAAAAGGAGCTGCATTTTTAGCAGGTGCCCAGAAAGGAGAAGCTACCGTGATTGATATTGGTGGAATGGATAACAAAGCAATTTCACTAAATAATGCGATTCCCGATGGTTTTACAATGGGTGGAATCTGTGCAGGTGCAAGTGGTAGGTTCTTTGAAATCACTGCAAAAAGACTCGATGTTTCAATTCAGGAGCTTGGTGACATTGCAGCGACTGGCGACTGGCGAAATGTTATGATGAACAGCTATTGTATCGTATTTGGAATTCAGGATTTAGTAACTGGTCTTGCAGGAGGTGCTACACCAAATGACGTTGCCGCGGCTGCTGCCCACTCTGTTGCAGAACAGATTTACGAACAGCAACTTCAGGAAGTTGATGTACGGGATCCTTTAATTTTGGTTGGTGGAAGCAGTCTTTTAAAAGGAATGGTTCTTGCACTTGAAGAAATACTCGGTAAAAAAATAATAGTTCCAAAATATTCTCAATATATCGGTGCAGTTGGTGCAGCATTGATCTCTTCAGGATATCGGAATCTCAAAAAATAA